A genomic segment from uncultured Erythrobacter sp. encodes:
- the rpmE gene encoding 50S ribosomal protein L31 gives MKAEGHPQYHMITVKMTDGTEFQTRSTWGKEGDTLSLEIDPLSHPAWTGGRQQASEGGRVAQFNKRFGGLSLKNK, from the coding sequence ATGAAGGCCGAAGGTCACCCCCAATACCACATGATCACGGTCAAGATGACCGATGGCACCGAATTCCAGACCCGCTCGACTTGGGGCAAGGAAGGCGACACCCTGTCGCTTGAAATCGATCCCCTGAGCCACCCGGCTTGGACCGGTGGCCGTCAGCAGGCGTCGGAAGGCGGCCGTGTGGCCCAGTTCAACAAGCGTTTCGGCGGGCTCAGCCTCAAGAACAAGTAA
- the fabZ gene encoding 3-hydroxyacyl-ACP dehydratase FabZ, whose translation MSEAGSAPAEVLDYDIVKILKALPHRYPLLLVDRVRSITLGERIHAVKAVSMNEQFFQGHFPGAPIMPGVLQIEALAQAAGILGIETMELAGTGKLVIFMGIENAKFRAPVTPGCLLDLHVEFTQKRSRVYKFKGVASVEGKTTCEVEFTAMMTDGL comes from the coding sequence ATGAGCGAAGCGGGTAGCGCGCCGGCCGAGGTGCTGGATTACGATATCGTCAAGATCCTCAAGGCCTTGCCACATCGCTACCCGCTGCTTCTGGTTGACCGGGTGCGGTCGATCACGCTGGGTGAGCGCATTCACGCGGTCAAGGCCGTGAGTATGAATGAGCAGTTCTTCCAGGGCCACTTCCCGGGTGCGCCGATCATGCCGGGCGTGCTGCAGATCGAGGCGCTGGCGCAGGCTGCCGGCATCCTCGGGATCGAGACGATGGAACTGGCCGGCACTGGCAAGCTGGTGATCTTCATGGGGATCGAGAACGCCAAATTCCGCGCTCCCGTCACGCCGGGCTGCCTGCTCGACCTCCACGTGGAATTCACCCAGAAGCGCAGCCGCGTCTACAAGTTCAAGGGCGTTGCTAGTGTTGAGGGCAAGACCACCTGCGAGGTCGAATTCACGGCCATGATGACGGACGGTCTTTGA
- a CDS encoding OmpH family outer membrane protein, giving the protein MTRLAKLLAPAGLVLAATAALPAQAQVDGRMASVDVTRTIIGTTAFQTSYEQVNTTYAQQNELRRTKALERQTMLAKFDKNADKQVDETEQAAMQKSADFPKLQALEQEIQGLSNQIDGARVFAIEQIIMQYGSALQDVTTADQIKVVLDPGTVLFAVPEMDITPKVTAALNARVPAVGVVPPAGWQPSREGVQVYQEIQQRLAMAAQMQQQQQAAPAPQGDTAAPVGR; this is encoded by the coding sequence ATGACACGTCTTGCCAAGCTTCTTGCTCCGGCCGGCCTGGTGCTGGCCGCCACCGCCGCGCTTCCCGCACAGGCACAGGTCGATGGCCGCATGGCCTCGGTCGATGTTACACGCACCATCATCGGCACTACCGCCTTCCAGACCTCGTATGAGCAGGTCAACACGACCTATGCTCAGCAGAACGAACTGCGCCGCACCAAGGCGCTGGAGCGGCAGACCATGCTCGCCAAGTTCGACAAGAACGCTGACAAGCAGGTCGACGAGACCGAGCAAGCCGCCATGCAGAAGTCGGCCGACTTCCCCAAGCTTCAGGCGCTTGAGCAGGAAATTCAGGGCCTTTCCAACCAGATCGACGGCGCCCGCGTCTTCGCGATCGAGCAGATCATCATGCAGTATGGTTCGGCCTTGCAGGACGTGACGACGGCTGACCAGATCAAGGTCGTGTTGGATCCGGGCACGGTGCTGTTCGCGGTGCCGGAAATGGACATCACCCCCAAGGTCACTGCCGCACTCAACGCCCGCGTTCCCGCCGTCGGCGTGGTTCCGCCCGCTGGCTGGCAGCCGAGCCGTGAAGGCGTGCAGGTCTATCAGGAAATCCAGCAGCGCCTCGCGATGGCCGCGCAGATGCAGCAGCAACAGCAGGCTGCCCCCGCACCGCAGGGCGACACGGCCGCGCCGGTCGGTCGCTGA
- the bamA gene encoding outer membrane protein assembly factor BamA, translating into MAGAQEASPAPAAQPATASAPVPAARSNVIRTITVVGAERLEPTTILSYIRLRVGQEYTSSAADEALKDLGATELFANFSIRNDAGNVVITVTENPVINRIVLEGNERLKADKILPEIKLSPRQIFTRSKVRADVARIIELYKRQGRFAAQVEPKMVQLPQNRVDIVFEITEGPKSKVRQINILGNEKFSDGQLRGEMVTKQARITSFFSSNTSYDPDRLAFDQQKLRQYYLTEGYADFRVVSAVAELTPDQKDFIITYVVEEGERYTFGDVKVDSQLRDFDSDVMSTQLPMKAGDFYNAKIVEDTVEQLTELAGRYGYAFADVQPRFNRDPDNLKMNITFVLREAPRVYVERVDINGNTLTQDKVIRREFRLAEGDAFNSLGVQRTTARINSLGYFQENFEVTQTEGSAPDRIILEANIEERPTGELQFSAGFSSIEQFILAGSIRQRNFRGRGQTIGLSVNYSQFSRSAQVSFSDPYIFDRNISGGIDIYRRDFNSFNFTGNERNTTYEQATTGFSMRAGVPLTEYMSLVGSYTLNYDEVGLDENLFFSDLDGDGTRECDPLRAGRFLCDTLGNRLSSIVGLSLNYNSLNSRVRPTRGKTISLSGEFAGLGGDQRFVRFRGRGQQFWNVGNSGFIFSILAEGGTIIPLQERPGAGVDDVLLTDRFFLGEPQFRGFAIRGVGPRILTQTSQLDSFGRPILDADGNITFFTDRNQVRDDAIGGRNYYLGRAELEIPLGTGARELGLRPSIWTDIGALWGVEQPILTVNPAGIPLTNAAGEALFQVPSTNTTTTSPTQADGSPNIRLIQQNSNIRELFLGNSPSPRITAGIGVNWNSPFGPFRIDFAQTIRRVEGDDERRFTFNVGTQF; encoded by the coding sequence ATGGCCGGAGCACAGGAAGCAAGCCCGGCCCCCGCCGCGCAGCCTGCTACTGCCTCGGCTCCGGTGCCTGCTGCGCGCAGCAACGTCATCCGCACCATCACTGTGGTTGGGGCCGAGCGGCTCGAGCCGACCACCATCCTCAGCTACATCCGTCTGCGGGTTGGCCAGGAATACACTTCGTCTGCCGCTGACGAGGCATTGAAGGATCTTGGCGCGACCGAGCTGTTCGCCAATTTCTCGATCCGCAATGATGCTGGCAATGTCGTAATCACCGTGACCGAGAACCCGGTGATCAACCGCATCGTGCTCGAAGGCAATGAACGCCTCAAGGCCGACAAGATCCTGCCGGAAATCAAGCTTTCGCCGCGCCAGATCTTCACCCGGTCCAAAGTGCGCGCCGACGTGGCCCGCATCATCGAGCTGTACAAGCGCCAGGGCCGGTTCGCCGCGCAGGTTGAACCCAAGATGGTGCAGCTGCCGCAGAACCGCGTCGATATCGTGTTCGAAATTACCGAAGGCCCCAAGTCCAAGGTCCGCCAGATCAACATCCTCGGCAACGAGAAGTTTTCTGACGGCCAGCTGCGCGGCGAAATGGTGACCAAGCAGGCGCGTATCACCAGCTTCTTCAGCTCCAACACTAGCTACGACCCGGATCGTCTGGCCTTCGACCAGCAGAAGCTGCGCCAGTATTACTTGACCGAAGGCTATGCCGACTTCCGCGTCGTCTCCGCCGTGGCGGAACTCACGCCCGACCAGAAGGACTTCATCATCACCTATGTGGTGGAGGAGGGTGAGCGCTACACCTTTGGCGACGTCAAGGTCGACAGCCAGCTGCGCGACTTCGACAGCGATGTGATGAGCACGCAGCTGCCGATGAAGGCGGGCGATTTCTACAACGCCAAGATCGTCGAAGACACGGTTGAGCAGCTGACCGAGCTGGCAGGCCGCTACGGCTATGCCTTTGCCGACGTCCAGCCGCGCTTCAACCGCGATCCCGATAACCTCAAGATGAACATCACCTTCGTTCTTCGCGAGGCACCGCGCGTTTATGTCGAGCGGGTCGACATCAACGGCAACACGCTGACCCAGGATAAGGTGATCCGCCGCGAGTTCCGCTTGGCCGAAGGCGATGCGTTCAACTCGCTGGGCGTCCAGCGCACCACCGCACGCATCAACTCGCTCGGCTATTTCCAGGAAAACTTCGAGGTCACCCAGACCGAAGGCAGCGCGCCTGACCGGATCATTCTGGAAGCCAACATCGAAGAGCGTCCGACCGGTGAATTGCAGTTCTCGGCCGGTTTCTCCTCGATCGAGCAGTTCATTCTGGCCGGTAGCATCCGGCAGCGCAATTTCCGCGGGCGCGGGCAGACGATCGGGCTAAGCGTCAACTATTCGCAGTTCTCGCGCTCGGCGCAGGTCAGCTTCTCCGATCCGTACATCTTTGATCGCAACATCTCTGGCGGGATCGATATCTACCGCCGCGATTTCAACAGCTTCAACTTTACCGGTAATGAGCGCAACACGACCTATGAGCAGGCGACCACCGGCTTCTCGATGCGGGCCGGGGTGCCGTTGACTGAGTACATGTCGCTGGTCGGCAGCTATACTCTTAACTACGACGAGGTCGGCCTCGACGAGAACCTGTTCTTCTCCGACCTTGATGGCGATGGCACGCGTGAATGCGATCCTTTACGCGCAGGCCGTTTCCTGTGCGATACACTCGGCAACCGGCTGAGTTCGATCGTCGGTTTGAGCCTCAACTACAACTCGTTGAATTCTCGCGTCCGCCCGACGCGCGGCAAGACCATTTCGCTCAGTGGCGAGTTTGCCGGGCTTGGCGGCGATCAACGCTTTGTCCGGTTCCGCGGCCGTGGGCAGCAGTTCTGGAATGTTGGCAATTCGGGCTTCATCTTCTCGATCCTCGCCGAAGGCGGCACGATCATCCCGTTGCAGGAACGGCCCGGAGCCGGTGTTGACGACGTTCTGCTGACCGACCGCTTCTTCCTCGGTGAACCGCAGTTCCGCGGCTTCGCGATCCGCGGCGTTGGCCCGCGCATCCTGACGCAGACCTCACAGCTTGATAGCTTTGGTCGCCCGATCCTCGATGCGGATGGCAACATCACCTTCTTCACTGACCGCAATCAGGTTCGTGATGACGCTATCGGCGGGCGCAATTACTACCTGGGCCGCGCTGAGCTGGAAATTCCGCTTGGCACCGGCGCTCGCGAACTGGGCCTACGGCCTTCGATCTGGACCGACATTGGCGCGTTGTGGGGGGTCGAGCAACCGATCCTGACGGTCAATCCCGCCGGCATTCCGTTGACCAATGCGGCAGGCGAAGCACTGTTCCAGGTTCCGAGTACTAACACCACGACCACCAGCCCGACCCAAGCTGACGGATCGCCCAATATTCGCCTGATCCAGCAGAATTCGAATATCCGCGAGCTGTTCCTCGGAAACTCGCCGAGCCCGCGCATCACGGCCGGGATCGGGGTGAACTGGAACTCGCCCTTCGGACCGTTCCGCATCGACTTCGCTCAGACCATTCGTAGGGTCGAAGGCGATGACGAGCGGCGCTTCACATTCAACGTAGGAACCCAATTCTGA
- the rseP gene encoding RIP metalloprotease RseP — protein sequence MYVIGFLLLLGPLVTLHELGHLLVGRLFGVKAESFSVGFGKELAGFTDKRGTRWKLSALPLGGYVQFKGDMNPASVPDANAPVEEGSFQHADLWKRALIVAAGPVTNLVVAIAIFAAFFAIIGKPVIVGEEDSRTIGAFSEGSVAEAAGLQVGDVVVEIDGRSIRDFTDLKTKVALHPGKQMVFTIKRAGEEIDYTLTTARIERKDSFGNTSTEGLIGVAPAGGKYELEKVSVLEAIPLGAKQSWDFMGMMITGIQQIVTGERSVKELGGPLKIAKYSGEQMSMGAAAFLHFAALISLNLAFINFLPIPALDGGHLMFYAAEAIRRKPVGPQATEWAYRTGIALVLMLMVVVTVNDIVSLPIFGS from the coding sequence ATGTACGTCATCGGCTTCCTGCTGCTGCTCGGGCCGCTCGTCACCCTGCATGAACTTGGCCACCTGTTGGTCGGCCGGTTGTTCGGCGTGAAGGCTGAATCTTTCTCGGTCGGGTTCGGCAAGGAACTGGCAGGCTTTACCGACAAGCGGGGGACACGGTGGAAACTCTCAGCCCTGCCATTGGGCGGATATGTCCAATTCAAGGGTGACATGAACCCGGCGAGCGTGCCCGATGCCAATGCTCCGGTTGAGGAAGGCAGCTTCCAGCACGCCGACTTGTGGAAGCGCGCATTGATCGTCGCGGCTGGGCCAGTCACCAATCTCGTCGTCGCCATTGCCATATTTGCGGCCTTCTTCGCGATCATCGGCAAGCCGGTCATCGTTGGCGAAGAGGATTCGCGCACCATCGGCGCCTTCAGCGAAGGCAGTGTGGCTGAAGCGGCAGGCCTTCAAGTGGGCGATGTGGTGGTGGAGATTGACGGGCGCTCGATCCGCGATTTCACCGATCTGAAGACCAAGGTCGCGCTCCATCCGGGCAAGCAGATGGTCTTCACCATCAAGCGCGCGGGCGAGGAAATCGACTACACGCTCACTACCGCACGCATCGAACGCAAGGACAGTTTCGGCAATACCAGCACCGAAGGCCTGATCGGCGTGGCGCCTGCGGGCGGCAAGTACGAGCTTGAAAAGGTGAGCGTCCTTGAGGCGATCCCGCTCGGCGCGAAGCAGAGCTGGGACTTCATGGGCATGATGATCACCGGCATCCAGCAGATCGTCACGGGCGAGCGTTCGGTGAAGGAACTGGGCGGCCCGCTCAAGATCGCAAAATACTCTGGCGAGCAGATGAGCATGGGGGCGGCGGCCTTCCTTCATTTTGCCGCACTGATTTCGCTTAATTTGGCATTCATCAATTTCTTGCCAATCCCCGCGCTCGATGGCGGGCACCTGATGTTCTACGCGGCCGAGGCGATACGCCGTAAGCCGGTAGGGCCGCAGGCGACCGAATGGGCCTACCGCACCGGCATTGCGCTGGTGCTGATGCTGATGGTGGTGGTGACGGTGAATGACATTGTCTCGCTTCCTATCTTTGGAAGCTGA
- the dxr gene encoding 1-deoxy-D-xylulose-5-phosphate reductoisomerase, giving the protein MTRVLTLLGATGSIGASTLDLVRRNRDEWQVEALTAQASAAELAALAIEFGAKLAVVGDEACLPELREALGNSGIEAAGGRAALVEAAARPADMTVAAIVGCAGLAPVMAAVERGGTIALANKEALVSAGEVLMQAVAKHGATLLPTDSEHNAIFQCLNGNRIEDVAKITLTASGGPLRTWTQAQLDAATPAEAVAHPNWSMGAKISVDSATMMNKGLEYIEAYHLFPVGLDRLGIVIHPQSVIHSMVEFRDRSTLAQLGPSDMRVPIASCLAWPQRMETPLAPLDLAAIGELTFHAPDEGRFPATRLAREAIRAGGSAPAILNAANEVAVAAFLAGQIRFTRIAAVVEETLARNNDAPRPTSLEEVLAVDQSGRMQAMSLLETNALV; this is encoded by the coding sequence ATGACGCGTGTCCTCACCCTGCTAGGCGCCACCGGCTCGATCGGCGCATCGACGCTCGATCTGGTGCGGCGCAATCGTGACGAGTGGCAGGTCGAGGCGCTGACCGCGCAAGCGAGCGCGGCAGAACTAGCAGCGCTCGCGATTGAATTCGGTGCCAAGCTGGCGGTGGTCGGTGACGAGGCGTGCCTGCCCGAACTGCGCGAAGCACTCGGCAATAGCGGGATTGAGGCGGCTGGCGGCCGCGCGGCGCTCGTCGAAGCGGCGGCGCGACCTGCTGATATGACGGTCGCCGCCATTGTTGGTTGCGCCGGTCTTGCTCCCGTCATGGCGGCGGTAGAGCGGGGCGGCACTATTGCGCTCGCCAACAAGGAAGCGCTGGTTTCGGCGGGCGAGGTGTTGATGCAGGCCGTCGCCAAGCATGGCGCGACTTTGCTGCCGACCGATTCCGAACACAATGCGATCTTCCAGTGCCTCAATGGCAACCGGATCGAGGATGTCGCCAAGATCACCCTGACGGCCAGCGGCGGCCCCTTGCGGACGTGGACGCAGGCGCAGCTCGATGCGGCGACCCCGGCTGAGGCCGTGGCGCATCCCAACTGGTCGATGGGCGCCAAGATCAGCGTCGATTCCGCCACGATGATGAACAAGGGGCTCGAATATATCGAGGCCTATCATCTTTTCCCCGTTGGCCTCGATCGCTTGGGCATCGTCATTCACCCGCAGAGCGTGATCCACTCGATGGTCGAATTCCGCGATCGGTCGACGCTCGCACAGCTTGGGCCGTCCGATATGCGCGTGCCGATTGCCTCGTGCCTTGCTTGGCCGCAGCGGATGGAAACGCCGCTCGCCCCGCTGGATCTGGCTGCGATTGGCGAACTCACGTTCCATGCGCCCGATGAAGGCCGCTTCCCCGCGACGCGGCTTGCGCGTGAAGCGATCCGTGCGGGCGGCTCAGCGCCCGCAATCCTCAACGCCGCCAATGAAGTCGCGGTTGCCGCTTTCCTTGCCGGTCAGATCAGGTTCACCCGGATCGCGGCAGTGGTGGAAGAGACGCTCGCACGTAACAATGATGCCCCGCGCCCGACCAGCCTTGAAGAAGTGCTGGCCGTCGATCAATCCGGACGGATGCAGGCCATGAGCCTGTTGGAGACCAACGCCCTTGTTTGA
- a CDS encoding phosphatidate cytidylyltransferase, with translation MADGEARVRDTKAGVTDLPVRLASAIVMLVLAGGALWLGGWFWTAFVALVACGVLWEWNKLIGRFRLTGLGETLWFFGGVVYVGGAALAMEIVRNGLTHAFPDSPIRGYGPLEVLLVFLLPIVAVDVGAYFAGRAIGGPKIAPRISPAKTWAGLFGGALLAGLAGIAVELADIGPAAVPGFTWVSIAGAVIGGLLIAVIAQSGDFFESWMKRRAGVKDSGSLIPGHGGLFDRLDGFVAVFFVLFVIATATTLLG, from the coding sequence ATGGCGGACGGTGAGGCGCGCGTGCGCGACACAAAAGCTGGCGTGACCGATTTGCCGGTGCGGCTGGCCTCCGCAATCGTCATGCTGGTGCTGGCGGGCGGAGCGCTGTGGCTGGGCGGGTGGTTCTGGACTGCCTTCGTGGCGCTCGTCGCCTGCGGTGTGCTGTGGGAATGGAACAAGCTGATCGGCCGCTTCCGCCTGACCGGGCTGGGCGAGACGCTGTGGTTCTTTGGCGGGGTGGTCTATGTCGGCGGAGCGGCGCTCGCGATGGAGATCGTCCGCAATGGCCTGACCCATGCATTCCCGGACTCGCCGATCAGAGGTTACGGCCCGCTTGAAGTGTTGCTGGTGTTCCTGCTGCCGATCGTTGCAGTTGATGTGGGGGCCTATTTCGCCGGGCGCGCCATTGGCGGGCCGAAGATTGCACCGCGGATCAGCCCGGCCAAGACCTGGGCCGGGCTTTTTGGCGGTGCGCTGCTGGCAGGGCTGGCGGGCATCGCGGTCGAGCTTGCCGATATTGGACCGGCGGCAGTGCCGGGCTTCACTTGGGTCAGCATTGCCGGAGCGGTGATCGGCGGTTTGTTGATCGCAGTGATCGCGCAGAGCGGGGATTTCTTCGAAAGCTGGATGAAGCGGCGCGCGGGCGTGAAGGACTCAGGCAGCCTCATTCCGGGACACGGCGGATTGTTTGACCGGCTCGATGGCTTTGTCGCGGTGTTCTTCGTGCTGTTTGTCATTGCCACAGCCACCACTTTGCTGGGATGA
- the uppS gene encoding polyprenyl diphosphate synthase, translating into MDGNGRWAKKRGLPRAVGHQRGVEAVRRLVRALEPTELECLTLYAFSSENWKRSEDEVDDLMNLMRRFIKSDLPEFVANNVKLKIIGDWQSLAPDIVAMLEDALAQTADGKQTIAVALNYGGQHEIARAAAKAATAGEVTIETITAHLDTADLPPLDLLIRTSGEIRLSNFLLWQAAYAEMLFVDTLWPDFEPAHLTTALDHFARRERRYGGR; encoded by the coding sequence ATGGATGGCAATGGCCGCTGGGCCAAGAAACGGGGCTTGCCTCGCGCGGTTGGCCATCAGCGCGGCGTGGAGGCGGTGCGCCGGTTGGTGCGCGCGCTTGAGCCGACCGAGCTAGAGTGTCTTACGCTTTACGCGTTCTCCTCGGAAAACTGGAAGCGCTCGGAGGACGAGGTCGATGATCTGATGAACCTGATGCGCCGGTTCATCAAATCCGACTTGCCCGAATTCGTCGCCAACAATGTGAAACTGAAGATCATCGGCGACTGGCAATCGCTCGCGCCCGATATCGTCGCGATGCTGGAAGATGCGTTGGCGCAGACCGCGGATGGCAAGCAGACGATCGCTGTCGCGCTCAATTACGGCGGGCAGCACGAAATCGCTCGCGCCGCCGCCAAGGCGGCAACGGCGGGCGAGGTGACGATTGAGACCATTACCGCGCATCTCGACACCGCCGATCTCCCGCCGCTCGATCTGCTGATCCGCACTAGCGGGGAGATCCGCCTGTCGAACTTCCTGCTGTGGCAGGCGGCCTATGCCGAGATGCTGTTTGTGGATACGCTGTGGCCCGACTTCGAACCGGCGCATCTCACCACGGCACTTGATCACTTTGCCCGGAGGGAGCGGCGGTATGGCGGACGGTGA
- the frr gene encoding ribosome recycling factor — MPQYDKADVERRMKGAVEALKSDLQGLRTGRANTSLLDPVVVEVYGSMMPLSQVATVSAPEPRMLSVQVWDKSNMTPVEKGIAHANLGLNPIIDGQTLRLPIPDLTQDRRKELAKLAGQYAEKAKIAIRNVRRDAMESLKTDEKKKEISEDDRKRSEEQVQKLTDQYVKETDEAAAKKEQEILTQ, encoded by the coding sequence ATGCCGCAATATGACAAGGCCGATGTTGAGCGCCGGATGAAGGGCGCTGTGGAAGCGTTGAAGAGCGATCTGCAAGGCTTGCGCACGGGCCGCGCCAACACCAGCCTGCTGGATCCGGTCGTGGTCGAAGTCTATGGCTCGATGATGCCGCTCTCGCAGGTCGCGACCGTCTCGGCGCCTGAGCCGCGGATGCTGAGCGTTCAGGTATGGGATAAGTCGAACATGACCCCCGTCGAAAAGGGCATTGCCCACGCAAACCTCGGCCTCAATCCGATCATCGACGGCCAGACTCTGCGCCTCCCGATCCCTGACCTGACGCAGGATCGCCGCAAGGAGCTTGCCAAGCTGGCGGGTCAGTATGCCGAGAAGGCGAAGATCGCGATACGCAACGTGCGCCGCGATGCGATGGAAAGCTTGAAGACCGACGAGAAGAAGAAGGAAATCTCGGAAGACGATCGCAAGCGGTCTGAAGAGCAGGTCCAGAAGCTGACCGATCAATACGTCAAGGAAACTGACGAGGCTGCTGCCAAGAAGGAACAGGAAATCCTGACGCAGTGA
- the pyrH gene encoding UMP kinase: MSLPPIKRVLLKLSGEVLMGSQQFGIDPAFVAELAAEVKAAKETGLEICLVIGGGNIFRGMAGAAKGMDRAQADYMGMLATVMNALAMQNALEQLGVQTRVQSAIEMDKVCEPVIRRRAERHLEKGRVVIFAAGVGAPYFTTDSGAALRAAEMKCDALLKGTSVDGVYDSDPKHNPQAVRFDTVTYDRVLADNLKVMDASAVALCRDNKIPIVVFSIREKGNLARVLAGEGVQTIVQDS; this comes from the coding sequence ATGTCTCTTCCCCCAATCAAGCGCGTCCTCCTGAAACTGTCAGGCGAAGTGCTGATGGGCAGCCAGCAGTTCGGGATCGACCCGGCCTTCGTCGCCGAGCTGGCGGCAGAGGTGAAAGCGGCCAAGGAAACCGGGCTCGAAATCTGTCTCGTGATCGGCGGCGGCAATATCTTCCGGGGGATGGCGGGCGCGGCCAAGGGGATGGACCGGGCGCAGGCCGATTACATGGGGATGCTGGCGACCGTGATGAACGCGCTGGCGATGCAGAACGCGCTGGAACAACTCGGCGTCCAGACCCGCGTGCAGTCCGCGATTGAGATGGACAAGGTGTGCGAGCCGGTGATCCGCCGCCGTGCCGAACGCCACCTGGAAAAGGGCCGCGTGGTGATCTTTGCCGCCGGTGTCGGCGCGCCCTATTTCACCACCGATAGCGGCGCTGCCTTGCGTGCGGCGGAGATGAAGTGCGACGCGTTGCTGAAGGGCACCAGCGTCGACGGGGTGTATGACAGCGATCCCAAGCACAACCCGCAAGCCGTGCGGTTCGACACCGTGACCTATGACCGCGTGCTGGCCGACAATCTCAAGGTGATGGACGCCTCTGCGGTGGCTTTGTGCCGTGACAACAAGATCCCGATTGTGGTCTTCTCGATCCGCGAGAAAGGCAATCTTGCCCGTGTGCTCGCGGGTGAGGGCGTGCAGACCATTGTTCAAGACAGCTAA
- the tsf gene encoding translation elongation factor Ts, giving the protein MADFSVADVKKLRERTGAGMMDAKKALTEAGGDIEAAVDALRAKGLATAQKKSSRTAAEGLVGVAVSGTKGVAVEVNSETDFVAKNDQFQSFVRNVTAVALELGNDDVEALKAAAYPEGGTVSDKLTDNVATIGENQQIRRIKTVAVEKGAVISYMHTAAAEGLGKIGVLIGLESEAGADVLEPLGKQLAMHAAAAFPMALDADGLDAEVIERERKIAAEKAAETGKPEDVQAKMVDGAVKKFAKENALLSQIFVMDNKTVIADLVAQAGKAAGTPIVLKDYARFQLGEGIEKEEVDFAAEVAATLKG; this is encoded by the coding sequence ATGGCTGATTTTTCCGTCGCTGACGTGAAGAAGCTGCGCGAGCGCACTGGCGCTGGCATGATGGACGCCAAGAAGGCGCTGACCGAAGCCGGCGGCGACATCGAAGCCGCGGTTGACGCACTGCGCGCCAAGGGCCTCGCCACCGCTCAGAAGAAGTCGAGCCGCACTGCGGCTGAAGGTCTCGTCGGCGTCGCCGTTTCGGGCACCAAGGGCGTGGCTGTCGAAGTGAACTCGGAAACCGATTTCGTCGCCAAGAACGACCAGTTCCAGAGCTTCGTCCGCAACGTGACGGCTGTGGCGCTCGAACTCGGCAATGATGATGTCGAAGCACTCAAGGCCGCGGCCTACCCCGAAGGCGGCACCGTCTCCGACAAGCTGACCGACAACGTCGCCACCATCGGTGAAAACCAGCAAATCCGCCGCATCAAGACCGTCGCGGTCGAGAAGGGCGCGGTCATTTCGTATATGCACACCGCCGCTGCCGAAGGCCTCGGCAAGATCGGCGTGCTGATCGGTCTGGAAAGCGAAGCGGGCGCCGACGTGCTCGAACCGCTCGGCAAGCAGCTGGCCATGCACGCCGCCGCCGCCTTCCCGATGGCGCTCGACGCTGATGGGCTTGATGCTGAAGTGATCGAGCGTGAGCGCAAGATCGCTGCCGAAAAGGCTGCCGAAACCGGCAAGCCTGAAGACGTGCAGGCCAAGATGGTCGATGGCGCGGTGAAGAAGTTCGCCAAGGAAAACGCGCTGCTCAGCCAGATCTTCGTGATGGACAACAAGACCGTCATCGCTGATCTCGTCGCGCAGGCTGGAAAGGCCGCCGGCACCCCGATCGTGCTCAAGGACTACGCCCGGTTCCAGCTCGGTGAAGGCATCGAGAAGGAAGAAGTCGATTTCGCAGCGGAAGTGGCAGCGACGCTCAAGGGCTGA